Part of the Salminus brasiliensis chromosome 2, fSalBra1.hap2, whole genome shotgun sequence genome, AAATACTCAATTTAATGGCTTTAGAGAGAAAAGAGcatgagaaataaaaaagacataAAAACTAAAGTTTACTGGGAGATAAACTATTGACCTGTGGTTCAGGCAAGGCTCAAATGAAGACACAAGCACAAACATCATAGCAAACATCCAGTCAGCAATGAACATGTAGCTGCAGCACAGCATGCGCAACTGCACCTCCACACATACATCAACCCAGGGGAGTATGGGATGTGATGTGGTGTGAGTGAGGCTGATTTTACCGTAAATAACCGCTGGTGTGGGGGTGGCCTCTGAGATTGAGCAGAGTAGGAGTGAGTTAGGAGTTAGAAATCAGAATACACACAAGTCTGTTTTTGTAGAATAATgatacatatttcagattacaGTCACAGTCGTAGGGATCATTCATATCAAGTTGTGGcattttttctagatcagttaCTTGCTTTTGCTACTTTTTGGCATTAGGTAGTGTATTCAAGAAACAGACCACTAAATGGAGACAATCCAACTACTCTATTTAACGTCAGCTTGTGTCCTTGTTCCAGGGGgatataaataagtaataatGCAATTCACACAAACAGATCAGGTGACCTACCGACAACAGTGAGATCCGCACTGGCTGAGTCCTGGTCTAGAGTGGTGTTCATAATGCATGTGTACGTCCCTttatcattctctctcacttcgATGATGGTAAGGCTGTCTGAGTCCACGATAAATCTGAAAGCATTCATGGCAATGTCGGTCATAAAGAAGTCACGCATACACTACCTCTCACCTTAGATTAAGAATGATTGTTATTTTCTGCAATGTAGATTAAAACTGTATAAACAACACAGCAAAAGGTATGTTTGTATATAGTTTAATGTAAACTTTGAAGACAAGACGTTTTTACACCATGAATAATGTGCTGAAGTTACTGTTACCATTTATAATCCTGTATTTTGTTTGTAAGAAAGTTCTTCAAAAATAATGCGCTAAATCAGACACCTCACAGCACAAAGTGTCAGTAGACTGTCAGCTATATGCTTCACTGTTGTTATGTAAAAATCTTGTCTCTCCAAAAATGGCAAAGATTTTCTTATTTGTTAATATGTTTTTAAGCCATTTTGGAAAAtttttattggtctgttcaacataaaacataatgtaaggaacaactgccagattgaaACTATGTCAAATGTGAAAATACAagctggagatacaaggtttttgcacaacGGCAACAATAAATGAATGCTTAACCTATACTTTCAATAAAAAGGCTTTAATAATGTCAATTATCACCTCTCATCATCTGGAAGCTCTCCGTTGTCTTTAAGCCAGGTCATGGTGGGGATAAGTGATGGGTCATGCTTCACTTTACACTCAAACACCACATCCCTGTTCCTCTGGACCACCTTGTATTCAGGCTGTTTCAGGATCCGTGTGGGCTCTGGAGCACACAAACAGCCAAATATATGAGCAAAGGCATATGATTTACTGAAACTTGGGTACAGGGTTGGAGGCTGTAGTTGGTAAGGGTTTGCAGAACCTTCTCCTTAGTTGCTAGGTTTATGTGTTAGACATATGTTGAGCAATGATTATATACAAGAATAAGCTGATTGATACAGATGCATCAATTTGCAGCTGCAGAGATAAATGACTGCACAAATGGGTACATATCTGCACATTTTTTGTATCAAAATGCATACATCTGTCCTGCCTTTAGGCTTGCAAATTAGGCTTCACCTGTTCGCCCTTACAACAGCTGAACAGCACATATCTGCCATCAGACAACTTAATGGGCAATACAGCAATTTCCTGTTTTGCTCTTTGGAAAAGCACTTAAGCTCATTTGTCTTCATCTGCAAAATAGACAACATGAAAACTAGAAGACTAAGATTCTTAAaaggaggaaggagggaggcCATTATTCCCAAGATAACTGATGACATACCAGAGGACAATcaagaagaataaaaaaagttatttataCACTCATCCACTGCTTAACACACACCTTTGACCTCCAGGTATACATGATTCTCCGAGATGCCGAAGATGTTGGTGGCGACACAGGTGTATTTGCCGCTGTTGAGGGCCTGTGCCACAGGGATCTCTAGAGTTCCGTTCTCATGAAACAAATATGGGTCTCCAACCAGAATGCTGGAGCGGCTCTCCTTAAACCTGCAGAGTAAAGGTCTGGTGTGATTGCACCTGAATGCTCATACTTTTTATTGCAATACATGCTTCAGTTATGTAGCATTAAAACGCAGAGAATAGCCAAGACTTTCTGATCGGAGACTAATTATGCTTCTTTGCTGTCGCAGATGTGTATTAGCATGGCTGGGTTTTGGCAACGTGGCATTGTAAGTTTAATAATTGCAATAAAAGTGTAAAGGCTCAGAGCTAGGTGATGAAAGAAAGTATTTAGCAATCTAGTCAATGCCATGATGTACATATAGGCTGTGAAAGCAAAGTTAATGGGcagagacacacaaacacacactcgcacacacatcCTTGTAAACACATAATtagacaaaaacagaaatgtacatgcagaaacacacacacacacacacacacttaccacgTGATTCCTGGTAGAGGTGAGCCAAAGGAGGCGCAGTCTAGAAGAGCAGGCTTGTTCATAATGACCTGGTAGACTTTGTTCAGAGGAGTGAGCACTCTGGGAGGCTCAGCTGcaacaaacacattttatttataaaaaaaaaaaaaaagaaagaaaaaaaaacaatattaatactttatttatgCAGAAGAAATGTTTAGATATTTCTTAAATCTGAAAGTGTCTAGTTACTCTCTAGAGTATTCATGCCATATTTATGGTATTATCTACAAGCTAGAAGTATAGCAGTAcagtttattatatttaaataatgagATTCTTTCAACCTGATTTCTTTTAATTACACACCTAGTACATTGACGAAGGCATTGGAGAGCAGGTACCCATATTCATTAGAGGCATTACACTGGTACACAGCGCTGGATCCAGTCTGAACCTGAGTGAAAACAATGGTATCATCCTCCACTTTCCTACTGGGATCTGAAGGGGCGTCTGttagaaaacacaaaaaagtaaaaaaaagtcataagTCATGAGATTGACCGTGCGCAGAAATGAGCCCTTTTCATTAGATGTTgagttattacagttattttgacatacatttgatttacaatgcattattatatatgttgtcactgtcatgcaaaaaccctgtGCCCtcaaaatgccaactttacaggagagaaaaaaaaccttaacaAAGATgtcattccaggtcattttgaagcatttctattgtttcATTCATTTCCAAATTGTCAAATTAACACCTCTCACAACATAAAACCTGCAGTGATGATGAGTGGTATAGACAGAGACTGACTCTCAATTGGGACTCCATTCATGAACCAACTGATGGTGGGTTTGGGGTTGCCTCTAGCTCGGCAGGTCAACACTCCGGTCTCCTGTGGAGCCAAGACCAGATTCTTCGGAGCAGTGATCCAGTATGGagcagctgaaaaaaaaacccagatacTTCATAAgtaacatatatacatattctgAATACAGTAGACTTCTAGATAGTGAAGAGATTGCATACGATTTTAGACCCTATGATAATAGTATTCATAATATGCAGGGCTACATTATATTGTGCAACACTTATCCATCTGACAAACTCTGTTTACAGTAAACAGAGCTTCCAGTAAAACCTCTTAATGCTATCAACATTTAGAATGTTTTTCCTAAGACAATTTAATAACCGTATTTCCATCCTCAGTCCTGCTTACTGACAGAACATCAGTTCCCCAGATAATAAAATCACGCATtgcatttaaaaatcaataaGAGGAAATGGACGGAGTGTAAATGTAAGGCGAAGAGCTGAAGAGAGTGTTTTGTCGGCATCCATCTCCCACCTTTCACCGTCACTCTGATGGTGTGGTGGACGGAGCCCAGACGGTTCTTGGCAGTACAGCGATAGTCGCCAGCGTCCGCCTCAGACACGTCCACAATCCGCAGTGTTTTCTGAAAGTTCTGGAAGGAGGCTCTGTTAGTGGGGAGCTCACCGCTGACCTTATTCCAAGTGACCTCTGGTGTGGGACTGGAGAGGGAGGAAGAACGAAATAAACGCTGGAGTATTACTTCACATTATGTGCAGCTTAATCAGTGTAATTGTAAAATCTGAGTTAAATGCTCTAAAAAATGTGTCAGTGTCAAGTGTCAAGTGTCAGATCTCTGAATGACTGGTCATTTTTGCATAATTTAATGAAATGGTGACAATTCATGATCTGACtgatataaaaatgttttctaaagaaataaacaacacaacaattTCTGTGAGCTCATCTCGCGACATGAAGCTGATATTCCACCCTAAAGCAGTGCCGGAGTTACATTTTGCCTCCCagtaaggtggaatggaaaattccAGTAGCTGGAGAATAACACCAGTCTCGCTGatgcagcagtgtttgtgttaatGTTCAAAACAGAACACTTGcacactattttagcaaataacAAGTTAAAGATATCACAGGAGTCATAAAGATATGACTGGCCAACATTAATtctaaatgtgtttgtgtggtttagTTACATGCTGTTCGCTGAGGAAAGCAGGTCAGATGATCCAGTAGAATTAAAGCTGATTGTTGTGTTACCTCTTTATCGAGGTAGGTAATGTAACCTATTGCTaactctgattgttttgcagatCTGACTTCAGATAGATGTTAAATGTAGTCCCGCCTAACTTCCATAAGGTGCCTAAAATCCAACAAAGGAAAACTATGGGGAACTAGTTTGAAAAATCTCTCTACAGAAAATACCAACATCATGTTTTTCTCTGCCAGTTCATAATAAATTCATCACAAAACTATAGATAATAGAAGAGCTTCATAAGTAGACAAATGCCACCTTCAAACTGTAAACAAAATGAAAGCAAAAACTTTGAAGAGTTTCAAGTTTACAGTGGAAAAAGAAGCAGTGACTCACAGTCCATCAGCAATGCACTCCAGCTCCAGAACCTGTCCTCTGAGAACCATCTTTAAACTGGGAGAACCAGCCGGAACCAGAAATGAAGGGCGTCTTTCCTCTGCTGGTGCATCTGAAGTGAGAACAACAACTCTAAACAAGTGTAACCACACACTCACTTTATCATCAGGGTTATAATTAACATGTATGTAATCCAGAGCTTTCTTTAAATGCACAACAACAAGTACAACACTTGTATTTGGCATCAGGTACTAAAACCACCTTTGAAGCTACCACTTTATAAATACCGCCATGAACCCAAGAGACGAGGAACATGTAGCTCTGTATTCTATACGTTACGGCCTCCTAATTGACTCAGTGCTCTGGTGGCAGATGTGGAACATTTCAATCAATCAAACATAACTAATGAACAAATAAGACGAAGCAAAATGAGAAATGATAATGCATAGGGCCACATTTACTATGGCTGCTAGCACATTCCTTACAATGTTCAAATATTCAGCGCCTCCTTCTTGTAACATAGTTCTTGTACCGTGACTTATGACTAGGTtcgtttctggctggcttgattTGTGGTCATGCTAAAAGCTTTAGTAAATTAGGCCCATAAAGTGAACATGAGGTTGTACAAGCAATGAGAAATGAGCAGATGGCAGATGTGAGCTGTAGAATGGCAGGATGAAATGAGTGAAGGGACCAGCAGAGAGAAATGGACAGTAACAGAGGATTTGGCTTCCACTTTTGACCAAAAATGCTAAAAGTGTGTTATACTAGCTATTTTTGTGATTCAGAACTTCTAAGCTCCTCCAATTTCTAGTGAAAATTCTGACTAAATAGTACATTcaaaaaacaataacacaatACAGAAGCTAAAGAAGCACCCAGGCTAATAAAAATACTTCCATGTATTCAGAATAGTTACATTTAGTGTTTAAATTCTAGCAGGTAATAAATTAGATGGAATgggaagaaaaacagaaaaggtTTTAGAGGGTGAGAACTCTCATAAAATGACTGTTTGTTTGGAACAGGTAATGAAAGATAGATTGAAGACTGAGGTTAGTGAACCAGGCTGTGCAGCTGGATAAACTACGACGAGGGTTAATTTCTAGGGCTGGTTAAACCACCAAGGGGCAATCACTAGGGGGCGGCATCACTCACCACCAAAAAACTCAGTCTCATTCAAATAAGCTGCCATTGTCTCATTGATTGCATCCACTGGAACACAACAGAAGGTCAAACACATGAATCATGACATTCAAAAATTCCAACAGAAAGTGACTGAACCAAACATGTCTGTGGGCAGAAAATGATGGAAACAGTaaaaaataacagaataaaaaaCGAAAGCAAAACTGACCATTAGGCCAAATCCAGTGCATTACATTGACTTGATTCAATAgtgtacattatatatatatgtgtgtgtgtgtgtgtgtgtgtgtgtaaaaaaaaaaaataaataaataaaaataaatatatatatatatatatatacagtgagtccaagaagtatttgatcccttgctgattttcttcgttggcccactaataaagacatgatcattctatacttttaatggtagatgtattcttacatggagagacagaatattaaaaagaaaatccagaaaataaatctaaggaatatatattaattgatttgtatttcatggagtgaaataagtatttgatcccttagtattcattagcagttctggcttttacagaccagttagacactcccaatcaacttgttacctgacctgaagccacctgttctcactaatcacttgtgtgaaaaacacctgtccacagaatcagacagatcacacagatttcaagtctccaacatgggtaaaaccaaagagctgtcacaggacctcagagtcagaattgttgaccttcacaaagctggaatgggctacaaaaagattagtaaggtgttggatgtgaaagtaacaactattggtgcaattatcagaaagtttaaagagtataacatgacaatcaacagacctcggcccggtgctccaaagaagatttcgcctcgtggggtggcaatgatgctgagaacagtcagaaatcgtcctgcaaccactcggcaggagttagcaaatgacctgaaggcagctgggaccacagtttgcaaggaaacaattggcaacactttgcgcaacaatggattcacatcctgcagtgcccgaaaggtacccctgctgaagagagcacatgtggaggcgcgcctcaagtatgccaatgatcatttgaaagatgaaccaagttattgggagaaggttttgtggtcagacgagaccaaaattgaactttttggcctcaactccacccgccatgtgtggaggaagaaaaatgctgcctatgaccccaagaacactgtgcccaccgtcaagcatggaggtggaagcataatgttttgggggtgtttctctgccaagggtacagggctacttcaccgcatcactgggaagatggatggagccatgtaccgcacaatcctgagggacaacctcctcccctctgccagggatctgaaaatgggccgtggttgggtcttccaacatgataacgaccctaaacatacagcaaaggcaacaaaggattggctcaagaaaaatcacattaaggtcatggagtggcccagccagtcgccagacctcaatccgatcgaaaatctatggagggagctgaaggtcagagttgccaagcgacagcccaccaaccttcatgatttagagaggatctgcaaagaagagtgggccaaaattccccctggtgtgtgtgctaaacttgtggttaactacaacaaacgtctcaccgctgtgcttgcaaacaaaggctttgccactaagtattgagtgtgtttggcaagagggatcaaatacttattttcctcattgaaatacaaattaattaaaatatattctttaaaattatattctggatttttgtcttgatattctgtctctccatgttagaatatatctaccattaaaagtgcagaaggatagtgtctttattagtgggcaaacaaagaaaatcagcaagggatcaaatacttcttggactcactgtatatatatatatataatatataataatataatatatatatatatttatttatttatgttacaCACAATTACTGACAAAAGTAAGCAACCTGTCAAGAGTCAGAATGGTGCTGATGCTCTACATTTTATTCACTTTAAAATGAAGTCCACATAGGAATCCAGTGAAactcagttcagcagagttTCCAGAGCAGTTGCACTGCTGTGCAATCCGTGACATTTTCAGAAAAACAGCTCAACTCAAGAGTACCCTTTGTTGCTCTGAGAGAGAGCTGAGGATGCCTTAAAGCAATGAATGGAGGTTTGGAGGTTTTATGGCAACATTCTCAAACAAAAACCCATGTGATTTCTGACAATGGCCCCCATTGAGCGCTGGTGTCATCAGATGAGTACGTTATAATAATCATAACTGCGGGAAACTACGCCCCAGCTTCTGTCCTACAGATGTACGCAGCACTCATAAGGGACTCACTGTTGAGGACGCGgacggtgatgggctgcttctGCTGAATGGTCTGTGTGTGGGGGAAGCGTGCGTAGCAGATGTAGTCGCTTCTGGAATCCTCCGTCACAACGTTGGAGAAGTAAAGATCTCCATTCAGGCCCTGAGAGACGCGGCGGCTCTGAGGAAGACGCTGGAAATCTGCAAAGAGGAACGTGGAGgaagaagagtgagagagtgaagctACCTGAACCACCTGACCTACCTtgctataaatacacacactatgtatgtaaaaactacactgcttcaataattttataattaataataattttaatgattttaatcTATATTATTACCTTTATTCACCACTGCTGATGTCATCATGTGACTATCATAAAGTTATCAAGGCAATCTTGTACTCATTACAGCCATGCCAATACAGCTATCTTATATCTTGAATATTAAGAGACAGAGATGAaactgagagtgagagaaaggagaagcggggtgagagaggcagagacagacatagaaagagaaaaaaaagagagcgtGGGAAGAGAAAGCCATAAAGGAAAAAGACAGTTGGGCAACATAAAGGTGagaatgacagacagaaagagagacagaagacagagagagagagagaggacagagcgAGAAGAGTGAGAAGGGGGGAAAGACagtgggggaagagagagagagagagagagagagagagagagagagagagagagagagagtaaggtgACAGAGAGCAGTGAAGGGTGACAGGTAAGGCTAGTGTGAGGTAAGACTTTCATGGTGTAGAAGAGACTGGATGACAGCTACATGCTTGAGCAGGTACATATAGTGAAATAGAGTAAAAAGGGGGGgtggcagagagggtgagagagagggacagagaaagagagagagagagaatggaaacAGTTCACTGGTAACCCTGCTACTGAAGCAGGTAAACGCACTATTCTGAAGCAATGTAGCTTATAATGTGGCAATGGACGTATATATATTCAATTCTGAGAATAGCagagctggatttttttttaacatgcgCCGATATTCTGCTGAAATTAAAATCACAAAAAGACTGATCCTTGAAAAGCTCACCTAGCTCTGAGCTGTTTTGCGACAATAagctttttttatcttaaataaaataataacttgCAAGTTTAACActtttttgattttttgttcTATCAATACTGTTTTTCTAGACTCACGATAGATtatcaaaagtatgtggacacctaaATGTTTCATCCTTATATGCTTATTAAAGATCTCATTTCAAAACAGTGGGCACCACTAAAGAGTTTGCCTCTTACTGCCGTAACAGTGTCCACATTTTCCAGAATAGACCAAAACTGGAACTGGAATTTCAAATGTAATGTACATCTACAGTACAGCCACATTTTCTATGTAGTTTATATTGCACGCTGTCCTCTGAAGAGCTGCACTAACGCTAGCAACGTCTCAGCTGAGGGTATAAATTATGCCATCAACATTCATGCTAGAGGGAATGTGGCCCAGTGGTGCTGAGATCTGCTGATAGCTTTAAAGGGAATGCTTACTGTTGTCCATCCAGAAGATGATGGGAGGTGGCAGTCCTGCAGGTGGTCTGCACTGCAGCACTAGAGACACGCCCTCCTGGATTACGATTGGTTTGATCCTCTCTTTGGACCACAGAGGGGATCCTACAGGACAAAACACCACAATACAGCACTGTTCACAGGAGCTATATGTCTTAAAACCACAACAAATTTAAACATGTTTCTGCTGGAGCAATGAGGGTAGAAAAGGAATGGGAAGAATTCGACATTAAAGTGATTATTCAGACAAAAATTATCTTCCCCTTTTCCCCAAATGTATATGACCATATAAGACATGTTccatgtctgaagtttgcttctttagttttgcacaggGACCACAAGGCTGACGTAGCTGACAAATAAAGGACATTTATACACCATCATTTAGCAGAGGGTATGCCTAAATTATCATGGCTTGCCTTCAACTACATAATGTTGAGAAGTATTGGCCAAAAACAGGGCCAAAATGTAGGCTTCAAGGTAGTTTATACTACtattttttttagcaatgtAACACTGCACATTTTCCTCCATATACAGTCATTTCCTATATTTCCCACCCTCTAGCAACAACTCCCCATCACACAATGCGACCAGTGCAGACAAAGGGTGAAGGCTTCAATCTGTGCTTCCGTTGAGACACGTGAAGCACCACCAAATCTTTTCAGGTCGCTGCTAACACAACATCACTGAATATGCTGAatacgcttggaggagaacactagcTGACAGATGTGTCACATCAGTTTACAGACACCCATGTTGGCTAGCAGAATGCTGAGTGATAGTGTGAGAGGGAGGGCTACTCTATCCATCCGGagaggccaactgtgctctctggtaCTCCTTGCCATAAACAACTGTACCATTGTCTGGGATCGAATGATCATCTCCTAATGATAGTGCAGACGCTTACATGAGATATACTTTATACTGTGCATTTTTAAATATGAGAGCATGTCTTACTGCGACAGCAAGTACAGAAGCATGTCTGCCTGAgattatataacattatataaaatattcacaTATTTTGGGGCAAGTTCATTCCTACTGCTTGTTAGCTATACAAGTCTAATAACTCCAGTACAAAACGATAAAGCAAACTTTGAAAAGCATACGTGTCTTTTCTGATGAACTACATTTGAGATAAAGGGGAAAATGTGTAAATTCAAGTTTACATCATATCAAAATATCAAAATGAGGAGAATTATGCTGGGAACATTGAGGAAACTCTGCATGCTCTGAGTTTGAATTCATATACCTTCCAAAATAAGTGCTTTGATGATGGCAAACGTGTCTTTTAACACAGAGATGatgaaaagaaaacaacattagcgatgaagaaaaaaacaaggcaTTTAAATAAAAGATGAGCAGATGACCAAATGAGCTCAAAGCACATAAAGAAGACTTCATGTTAAATGAAGTGACCGATATGCAGATATGTTAGTGATGTGATTCGTGAAAGACTGTAACATACTTGACTGTCGAATGACGATGTTGTTGGAGACGGCTGTCCCATGCTCGTTACGGGCAGTGCACTGGTAAACACCCTCATAAGCCTCGGCCCTCTCCCCTCCACTGATGTCAATGACCAGAGTGCCTGAATGAGGCTTCATGTTCACCCTCGAGTCTTTATCAGTGTCAAAATGTATGCCATTCCTGGTCCATGAGAAGCTGTGAgtgcacagagagagatagagcaatTTAACCACAGCAGAAATAGCAGCAtatctctatataacataacCGCAGAGCCATGTCCATTTGACATGGCCTAACATGCATCATATTGTTAAAAAATATACAGAATAGGTTTAATCCTTATGATCAGTGCACGAGCATAATGTCACACAGTAATAATTAGAACATCTTCAACTAAATGTCATTTAAGCATGCTCACTCAGACTTGCCTATAGGCAGAATATAACATCAACATGGGGACGACCTAATCATTGTTTGCTATTTTAGTCTTTTGGACATAATGTAAGTCTAAGAAATGTTTGTTTTGACAGCAACAATCTAATTTATTGTAATCAACAATTTAATGAAGTCTTTAATAAACAGACATTACTTACTGCTTCCCGCTAAAATATCAACAAACAATTGCTGCTTCACTCACATTAGACCCACATTAATAtctcaataaatatattttctgcTCTCCTTTACTTAAATAAATTTGCCTCAACTCAGCTGATGAAAATGCAAACAATTCATATTCTGTTTactgtaatgtaaatatatgatTGTGAATGGTAACAATTATGGGTTAAGTAACAATTGTGACAGGCCTGGTTATAGTCTTGTTAAAAGCACTGAACTTTGCAACACGACTGTATTTTGCTGTTCAGTAGAAAAGGACATATTTTGTAGTGGTAAAGTTAAACGCTACCTTCTTACTCACTTTAGACCAAAGTCACTGGATCAGATAAAAAACATTTTGCTACTTATGCTGACTTAAGTACTTGATGAGCCCTCAATTAACATTCCTTCAGCTTAATGGAGTTCTAAATTCATCTGTAGGAGTGATGCAATCATCAGGGGCTTTTGCCGAAATCAGAGAGAACAAAGCACAGAATATTCATAACCTAATGAAACTATCCATTATCACAATCATTTGGGCCCATTTAGAATAAAGTGTGGGATTGCTGAGCGTAAGCTGTAGTTGCCTGCTGTCAGATCACATTTAGTGTAAGCCAGGCCTTCTGCCACATTCTATGATCTTAGGCATATTTGTTTGCTTTGTATAGAAATATTTATTACTGAAGACAGTTCTTTTCCTGTGCCTCAGGAGGTCCATGAAATCCTCTTAACGTGGCTCAGTACAAGAGGATTGTTGAGTCCGTAGCTTACAAAGagcctgagtaaaaatgactcTTCAATACATAAAGCGAGTGTTGCACATGAATTCCAACGGCATAAATCACCTACCTCGGATGAGGCTTTCCTTTAGCTTCGCAGTGAATGACAATGTTCTCTCGTGGGTCAACGATGTAATCTTTCGGGGACTGGTGGGTTATGGTTGGAGGTTGCGGCACTAAggtcacacagacacacaacaaATGAATTAGAGACACTTGTACATGATCCCATCCTTCACCAATGCACAGCAATGACAAGCACACACTGAACAAAGCGATGCACTGAATACGCTTTATTAAACTGTGTACACTAAAATGTAGCGTATTACATTAACAAAGATACTGTCAAATTTAAAACGACAAAACAGTATATATTCTGATTTCAGGTCAATCAGGTCAATTCAATGCATCACTTGTTTcagttcactctctctctccctcagtaacacacaccaacacaccaggATCTCAT contains:
- the LOC140549000 gene encoding neuronal cell adhesion molecule-like isoform X12: MMDRLRDCWRLLLVLFLGNVVTALEVPLDPKVLEGLPQPPTITHQSPKDYIVDPRENIVIHCEAKGKPHPSFSWTRNGIHFDTDKDSRVNMKPHSGTLVIDISGGERAEAYEGVYQCTARNEHGTAVSNNIVIRQSRSPLWSKERIKPIVIQEGVSLVLQCRPPAGLPPPIIFWMDNNFQRLPQSRRVSQGLNGDLYFSNVVTEDSRSDYICYARFPHTQTIQQKQPITVRVLNMDAINETMAAYLNETEFFGDAPAEERRPSFLVPAGSPSLKMVLRGQVLELECIADGLPTPEVTWNKVSGELPTNRASFQNFQKTLRIVDVSEADAGDYRCTAKNRLGSVHHTIRVTVKAAPYWITAPKNLVLAPQETGVLTCRARGNPKPTISWFMNGVPIENAPSDPSRKVEDDTIVFTQVQTGSSAVYQCNASNEYGYLLSNAFVNVLAEPPRVLTPLNKVYQVIMNKPALLDCASFGSPLPGITWFKESRSSILVGDPYLFHENGTLEIPVAQALNSGKYTCVATNIFGISENHVYLEVKEPTRILKQPEYKVVQRNRDVVFECKVKHDPSLIPTMTWLKDNGELPDDERFIVDSDSLTIIEVRENDKGTYTCIMNTTLDQDSASADLTVVEQPDAPRDLELTDPGARSIQLTWIPGDEHNSPIKKFLIQYEDALHDRGTWHNLTEVPGSKTTAHLKLSPYVHYSFRVLALNEIGYSLPSQPSRQYKTNSAAPDENPSEVKGMGTEHNNLVISWKPLTGLQSNGPDLQYKVMWRQMDIDDEWNSATVANVSKFVVAGTPTFVPYEVKVQALNHYGHGPKPAVIIGYSGEDLPGAAPEIVRVLVHNSTLAEVYWEPIAPKSVRGKLQGYRVFYWKERSLHKHNGHGHSHHMEQQTLTFSGNRSHGKLPGLHPFSLYMVNIRVFNGRGEGPTSTSQQFETPEGVPGRPTYLRVTDSNLDSLTLEWGPPHEKNGHLTGYTLKYQSVNNTNELGHLEELTLPANETSITLHNLKYSTRYKFYFSAKTLMGTGPSITEEFATIMDGAMASRQVDIATQGWFIGLMCAIALLILILLIVCFIKRNKGGKYPVKEKEDAHADPEIQPMKDDDITFGEYSDNEDHKPLKGSRTPSSGTVKRDESDDSLVDYGEGGDGQFNEDGSFIGQYSGKTERDTVQGHESSEAPSPVNAMNSFV
- the LOC140549000 gene encoding neuronal cell adhesion molecule-like isoform X13; translated protein: MMDRLRDCWRLLLVLFLGNVVTALEVPLDLPQPPTITHQSPKDYIVDPRENIVIHCEAKGKPHPSFSWTRNGIHFDTDKDSRVNMKPHSGTLVIDISGGERAEAYEGVYQCTARNEHGTAVSNNIVIRQSRSPLWSKERIKPIVIQEGVSLVLQCRPPAGLPPPIIFWMDNNFQRLPQSRRVSQGLNGDLYFSNVVTEDSRSDYICYARFPHTQTIQQKQPITVRVLNMDAINETMAAYLNETEFFGDAPAEERRPSFLVPAGSPSLKMVLRGQVLELECIADGLPTPEVTWNKVSGELPTNRASFQNFQKTLRIVDVSEADAGDYRCTAKNRLGSVHHTIRVTVKAAPYWITAPKNLVLAPQETGVLTCRARGNPKPTISWFMNGVPIENAPSDPSRKVEDDTIVFTQVQTGSSAVYQCNASNEYGYLLSNAFVNVLAEPPRVLTPLNKVYQVIMNKPALLDCASFGSPLPGITWFKESRSSILVGDPYLFHENGTLEIPVAQALNSGKYTCVATNIFGISENHVYLEVKEPTRILKQPEYKVVQRNRDVVFECKVKHDPSLIPTMTWLKDNGELPDDERFIVDSDSLTIIEVRENDKGTYTCIMNTTLDQDSASADLTVVEQPDAPRDLELTDPGARSIQLTWIPGDEHNSPIKKFLIQYEDALHDRGTWHNLTEVPGSKTTAHLKLSPYVHYSFRVLALNEIGYSLPSQPSRQYKTNSAAPDENPSEVKGMGTEHNNLVISWKPLTGLQSNGPDLQYKVMWRQMDIDDEWNSATVANVSKFVVAGTPTFVPYEVKVQALNHYGHGPKPAVIIGYSGEDLPGAAPEIVRVLVHNSTLAEVYWEPIAPKSVRGKLQGYRVFYWKERSLHKHNGHGHSHHMEQQTLTFSGNRSHGKLPGLHPFSLYMVNIRVFNGRGEGPTSTSQQFETPEGVPGRPTYLRVTDSNLDSLTLEWGPPHEKNGHLTGYTLKYQSVNNTNELGHLEELTLPANETSITLHNLKYSTRYKFYFSAKTLMGTGPSITEEFATIMDGAMASRQVDIATQGWFIGLMCAIALLILILLIVCFIKRNKGGKYPVKEKEDAHADPEIQPMKDDDITFGEYSDNEDHKPLKGSRTPSSGTVKRDESDDSLVDYGEGGDGQFNEDGSFIGQYSGKTERDTVQGHESSEAPSPVNAMNSFV